One window of bacterium (Candidatus Blackallbacteria) CG13_big_fil_rev_8_21_14_2_50_49_14 genomic DNA carries:
- a CDS encoding aminopeptidase: MKIELEMIKEFNGRIHENDLNRLVMNAMGRVELNELAVNRDLIKSIDFSFSDELDVAPEATAQQKVGVCWIFAAMNLLRYFTQKKINVKSFEYSGPYLMFWDKFEKANYFLEKMIEFKERPYDDRELRHFLDQPLPDGGDWYMFVNLVKKYGMVPASVMQHAAYSKDSTIHNQVIASKLRQYAAEIRKMANQGSSLEEIQAERKKFIEELYRIMVVCFGTPPESFNWSYKNEDKAFFRETNITPHQFFEKYVNMDLDEYVCLWSSPMQDTPYEQVYSVAHTRKMVGGQKHLALNLPFDDFKAYALKKLKNHEPVLFSCDVGKDSLRKEGLLLKGIYNYDLLFQTHFGIDKPQRLEMCETSMTHCMLIVGVDLDSEGRSVKWKVENSWGADVGKKGYFVMSDEWFDDNVYQLIVPKKYLSEKELQILEQEPVILPIWHPMF; encoded by the coding sequence ATGAAAATTGAGCTTGAGATGATAAAGGAATTTAATGGCCGCATTCATGAGAATGACTTGAATCGTCTGGTGATGAATGCCATGGGACGCGTTGAACTCAATGAACTGGCTGTCAATCGCGATCTGATCAAGAGTATCGACTTTTCTTTTTCAGATGAACTGGATGTAGCCCCTGAAGCCACCGCTCAACAAAAGGTGGGAGTCTGCTGGATTTTTGCTGCCATGAATCTTTTGCGTTATTTTACCCAGAAAAAAATCAACGTGAAGAGTTTTGAGTATTCAGGGCCCTATCTGATGTTTTGGGACAAATTTGAAAAGGCCAATTATTTTCTCGAAAAAATGATTGAGTTTAAGGAGCGGCCCTATGATGACCGCGAGCTTCGCCATTTTTTAGATCAGCCTCTGCCCGATGGGGGAGATTGGTATATGTTTGTCAATCTTGTTAAAAAATATGGCATGGTCCCTGCTTCAGTGATGCAGCATGCCGCCTACTCCAAAGATTCAACGATTCATAACCAGGTGATTGCCAGTAAACTGAGACAATATGCTGCAGAAATCAGGAAAATGGCAAATCAAGGTTCCAGCCTTGAAGAAATTCAAGCCGAACGTAAAAAATTTATTGAAGAACTCTATCGCATCATGGTGGTTTGTTTTGGCACGCCTCCTGAAAGCTTCAATTGGAGCTATAAGAATGAAGACAAAGCGTTTTTTCGTGAAACCAATATCACCCCCCATCAGTTTTTTGAAAAATACGTCAACATGGATTTAGACGAGTATGTCTGTCTCTGGAGTTCTCCGATGCAGGATACACCCTATGAACAGGTCTATTCCGTCGCCCATACCCGCAAGATGGTCGGGGGCCAAAAACATCTGGCTTTGAATCTTCCCTTTGATGATTTCAAAGCCTATGCCTTAAAGAAATTGAAAAACCATGAGCCCGTGCTCTTTTCCTGCGATGTGGGCAAAGACAGTCTGCGCAAAGAAGGGTTGCTTTTGAAGGGCATTTACAATTATGATTTGCTCTTTCAGACGCATTTTGGAATAGATAAACCCCAGCGTTTGGAAATGTGTGAAACCAGCATGACCCATTGTATGCTGATTGTGGGCGTTGATTTGGATTCAGAAGGCCGTTCCGTCAAATGGAAGGTTGAAAACAGTTGGGGCGCAGATGTGGGCAAAAAGGGCTATTTTGTGATGTCAGACGAGTGGTTTGATGACAATGTCTATCAATTGATTGTGCCTAAAAAATATCTGAGTGAAAAAGAACTCCAGATTTTGGAACAGGAACCCGTGATTTTGCCGATCTGGCACCCGATGTTTTAA
- a CDS encoding valine--tRNA ligase, which translates to MTSMNLPTRFDFSSVEAKWNKIWEEKGYFHPEVNPEQKPYTIAFPPPNVTGVLHMGHACNATLQDVLIRSRRMQGCNTLWMLGTDHAGIATQIMVERKIKKELGKTRHDLGRTEFLKHVWAWKEEHGNQIINQMRRLGASGDYDRARFTMDEGYSRAIRKVFVEWYQQGLIYRGERLVNWDPVGQTVLSDLEIEQKEENGQLFHIRYPLSSNPEEFLTVATTRPETLVGDMAVAVHPKDERYRHLLGQTVNLPLTDRKIPIIADEMVEFDFGSGAVKITPAHDFNDWDCGQRHQLPLLQVIGQDAKMNENAPEKYQGLPREEARKAMVADLEALGLLEKIDAHVYMPSRSERSGAIIEPLPMVQWWVNMKPLAAPAIEAIKNQEVRYTPDRWSRITVEWLENIRDWCISRQLWWGHQIPVWYDAEGQIAYVGMEDPSPEEMAAKGLTRDEDVLDTWFSSALWTFATLGWPDQTPELKQFHPTAVLSTAREILYLWVARMIFCSLHFLGEIPFKDVLVHATILTKDGKRMSKSKGTGLDPLQMLDKYGADACRFWLAEAAMSGQDVRFSDEKLENGQHFVTKIWNASRFVLMNLEDYDPQYSLDFSQLELADRWILSRLRQTAESVSQALQSHYLTQATKDLYSFFWTEFCDWYLEIAKPRLQNEDRKQVQAILVMCLDASLRMLHPFMPFVTEELWTEGLKPICPNLPDSHLINAPWIEPESLPAADAEAEEKIGLIMETIRVIRNLRMEVGVPANKEAETVVLISDSEAHRQLLSENQLVLGRMGKVQSIQVQLEAVEIPQSAHGVSQGVQVILPLAGLIDLEKEKERLQKEIQKHEKDIKALSARLENPNFRSRAPEDVVQEVETQLSTLRFQQQTLQERLSQL; encoded by the coding sequence ATGACGAGCATGAATCTCCCCACCCGCTTTGATTTTTCTTCTGTAGAAGCCAAATGGAATAAAATCTGGGAAGAAAAAGGCTATTTTCACCCCGAGGTCAATCCTGAGCAAAAACCCTATACGATAGCCTTTCCTCCCCCCAATGTCACCGGCGTTCTGCATATGGGCCATGCCTGCAATGCCACCCTTCAAGATGTTTTGATTCGCTCCCGCAGAATGCAGGGCTGCAATACGCTCTGGATGTTGGGCACCGACCATGCCGGCATTGCCACCCAGATCATGGTCGAGCGCAAAATCAAGAAAGAACTGGGCAAAACCCGCCATGATCTGGGCCGAACTGAATTTCTCAAACATGTCTGGGCCTGGAAAGAAGAACACGGCAACCAGATTATTAACCAAATGCGCCGTCTCGGCGCTTCTGGCGATTATGACCGGGCCCGCTTCACCATGGATGAAGGCTATTCCCGTGCGATTCGCAAGGTCTTTGTGGAATGGTATCAACAGGGCCTGATCTACCGTGGAGAACGCCTGGTGAATTGGGATCCCGTCGGCCAGACCGTACTCAGCGATCTCGAAATTGAACAAAAAGAAGAAAACGGCCAGCTCTTTCATATCCGTTATCCCTTAAGCAGTAATCCTGAAGAATTTCTGACAGTCGCCACGACGCGCCCTGAAACCCTGGTGGGCGATATGGCGGTTGCCGTTCACCCCAAAGATGAGCGCTATCGCCATTTGCTGGGGCAAACCGTGAATCTGCCCTTGACCGATCGCAAAATTCCGATCATTGCCGATGAAATGGTGGAATTTGATTTTGGTTCGGGGGCCGTCAAAATCACCCCCGCCCATGATTTTAATGATTGGGACTGTGGTCAGCGCCATCAGTTGCCCTTGTTACAGGTCATTGGCCAGGATGCCAAAATGAACGAAAACGCGCCTGAAAAATACCAGGGCTTACCCCGTGAAGAGGCACGCAAGGCGATGGTGGCCGATCTTGAAGCCTTGGGGCTTTTAGAAAAAATCGATGCCCATGTCTATATGCCCAGTCGTTCTGAGCGCAGTGGGGCGATAATTGAACCCCTGCCCATGGTGCAATGGTGGGTGAATATGAAGCCTTTGGCAGCTCCCGCGATTGAAGCGATCAAAAATCAAGAGGTGCGCTATACGCCGGATCGCTGGTCTAGAATCACGGTGGAATGGCTTGAGAATATTCGCGATTGGTGCATTTCACGCCAGCTGTGGTGGGGGCATCAGATTCCGGTTTGGTACGATGCAGAAGGCCAGATTGCCTATGTCGGCATGGAAGACCCCAGCCCCGAGGAAATGGCAGCAAAAGGCCTGACCCGTGACGAAGATGTCTTGGATACCTGGTTCAGCTCTGCGCTTTGGACCTTTGCCACCTTGGGCTGGCCTGACCAGACCCCTGAACTGAAGCAATTTCACCCCACCGCAGTGCTTTCCACAGCCAGAGAAATTCTCTACCTTTGGGTTGCCCGCATGATATTTTGCTCGCTTCACTTTTTAGGGGAAATTCCCTTCAAAGATGTTTTGGTGCATGCCACGATTCTGACCAAAGATGGCAAACGCATGAGCAAATCCAAAGGCACAGGCCTGGATCCTCTGCAAATGTTAGACAAATATGGGGCCGATGCCTGTCGTTTCTGGCTGGCAGAAGCCGCCATGAGTGGCCAGGATGTGCGTTTCAGCGATGAGAAGCTTGAAAACGGCCAACATTTTGTCACCAAAATCTGGAATGCCAGCCGCTTTGTCTTGATGAATCTTGAAGACTATGATCCCCAATACAGCTTGGATTTCAGTCAATTGGAACTGGCCGACCGCTGGATTCTCAGCCGTCTGCGCCAGACCGCTGAATCGGTAAGTCAGGCGCTCCAATCCCATTATTTGACCCAGGCCACCAAAGACCTTTACAGTTTTTTCTGGACCGAATTCTGCGATTGGTACCTCGAAATTGCCAAGCCCCGTTTGCAAAACGAGGATCGCAAACAGGTTCAGGCCATTCTGGTGATGTGTTTGGATGCCTCTTTGCGCATGCTTCACCCCTTTATGCCCTTTGTCACCGAAGAGCTTTGGACAGAGGGACTCAAACCGATTTGCCCGAATCTACCGGACAGCCATTTGATCAATGCCCCATGGATAGAGCCTGAGTCTCTGCCCGCTGCGGATGCCGAGGCCGAAGAAAAAATTGGATTGATCATGGAAACCATTCGCGTCATTCGCAATTTGCGCATGGAAGTAGGGGTGCCTGCCAATAAGGAAGCTGAAACCGTGGTTTTGATCAGTGATTCTGAAGCCCACCGCCAATTATTAAGCGAGAATCAACTGGTTCTGGGGCGCATGGGAAAAGTTCAATCCATTCAGGTTCAGCTTGAAGCGGTTGAAATTCCGCAATCTGCCCATGGCGTCAGCCAAGGGGTTCAGGTCATCTTGCCTTTGGCGGGTTTGATTGACCTTGAAAAAGAAAAAGAACGCCTGCAAAAAGAAATTCAAAAACACGAGAAGGATATCAAAGCCTTAAGTGCCCGGCTTGAGAACCCGAATTTTAGATCCAGAGCGCCAGAAGACGTTGTTCAGGAAGTTGAGACCCAATTGAGTACCCTCAGGTTTCAGCAGCAAACCCTGCAAGAGCGCCTTTCACAGCTCTAA
- a CDS encoding ADP-forming succinate--CoA ligase subunit beta produces the protein MKLHEFQAKEVFAKHGLRIPHGIPAFSVEEVKTAVAKLSEANPNLQKVVLKSQVHVGGRGKAGGIKVVNLSEAESVADKLFGMDIKGLPVRKLLVEEAINIAKEYYVGLTLDRTERKTILMASSMGGVDIEEVAVTHPEAIVKVWIDPNIGLTDYQIKQVVFGAELPAEAANFIKVLYQIYTQHDCSIAEINPLIKTAEGEVIAGDAKIDIDDNALFRHADLTPYQDPAEVDPNELDAKKAGLTYIELDGNIGCVVNGAGLAMATMDAVKYAGGQPANFLDIGGSSNPDKVTAAMQILKRKNVKGILFNIFGGITRCDDVAKGIITALDNMGGLDIPIVIRLTGTNEELAREMLTDKGFKVGSSMGDAVKEIIELTKG, from the coding sequence ATGAAACTGCATGAATTTCAGGCCAAAGAAGTATTTGCAAAACATGGCCTGCGTATCCCTCACGGTATCCCGGCTTTTTCAGTTGAAGAAGTCAAGACTGCCGTCGCGAAACTGAGCGAAGCCAATCCCAATCTGCAAAAAGTCGTACTGAAATCCCAAGTACATGTGGGTGGCCGCGGCAAAGCAGGCGGAATCAAAGTCGTCAATCTGAGTGAGGCTGAATCAGTGGCCGATAAACTTTTCGGCATGGACATCAAAGGCTTGCCCGTGCGTAAGCTCCTGGTGGAAGAAGCCATCAATATCGCCAAGGAATACTATGTCGGTCTGACCTTGGATCGTACAGAACGTAAAACCATTCTGATGGCCAGCTCCATGGGCGGAGTTGATATTGAAGAAGTGGCAGTCACCCACCCTGAAGCGATTGTGAAAGTCTGGATTGACCCCAATATCGGTCTGACAGACTATCAAATCAAACAGGTCGTTTTTGGTGCCGAGCTGCCTGCAGAAGCAGCCAATTTCATCAAAGTGCTCTATCAAATCTATACCCAACACGATTGCTCTATCGCTGAAATCAATCCCTTGATTAAAACCGCTGAGGGAGAAGTCATTGCTGGGGATGCGAAAATTGATATTGACGACAATGCTCTTTTCCGCCATGCCGATCTGACGCCCTATCAAGATCCCGCCGAAGTGGATCCCAATGAATTGGATGCCAAGAAAGCCGGTTTGACCTATATTGAATTGGATGGCAATATTGGCTGTGTTGTGAACGGTGCAGGCTTGGCCATGGCGACCATGGATGCCGTTAAATATGCTGGCGGGCAACCCGCCAACTTCCTGGATATTGGCGGCTCATCCAACCCTGACAAAGTCACTGCAGCCATGCAGATTTTGAAACGTAAAAACGTAAAAGGGATTCTCTTCAATATTTTTGGCGGCATTACCCGCTGCGATGACGTTGCCAAAGGTATCATCACGGCTCTCGACAATATGGGGGGATTGGATATTCCGATCGTCATCCGTCTGACGGGGACCAACGAAGAATTGGCCCGTGAAATGTTGACAGATAAAGGCTTTAAGGTTGGCTCCTCCATGGGCGACGCCGTCAAAGAAATTATCGAGTTAACAAAAGGTTAA
- a CDS encoding DUF1768 domain-containing protein — MHPAQIRTLAELLKFCRSGKSPDLLFFWGHTPKHATQVDKSCLSNWYPAGFESQGHLYPTSEHFLMAQKAWIFGDLACFDQIRHAPDPASAKKLGRQVKGFDEKKWLLHRWDANLEANLEKFRQNLALQEFLLQTGNQILVEASPEDKIWGIGLSAQDERAQNPEKWKGLNLLGFALMEVRSQLLSREPLI, encoded by the coding sequence ATGCACCCCGCTCAGATCCGTACCCTGGCTGAATTGCTGAAATTCTGTCGTTCAGGCAAAAGCCCAGATTTGCTGTTTTTCTGGGGGCATACCCCAAAACATGCCACTCAGGTAGATAAATCCTGCCTGAGCAATTGGTACCCTGCGGGGTTTGAATCCCAGGGGCATCTTTACCCGACCAGTGAGCATTTTCTGATGGCTCAGAAAGCCTGGATTTTTGGAGACCTCGCCTGTTTTGATCAGATTCGCCATGCCCCTGACCCCGCAAGTGCCAAAAAACTGGGCAGGCAGGTCAAAGGGTTTGATGAAAAAAAATGGCTGCTGCATCGTTGGGATGCCAATCTTGAAGCCAATCTTGAAAAATTCAGACAAAATTTGGCCTTGCAGGAATTTTTACTGCAAACAGGGAATCAGATTTTGGTGGAAGCCAGCCCAGAAGATAAAATCTGGGGCATTGGGCTTTCAGCTCAGGATGAACGCGCCCAAAACCCAGAAAAATGGAAGGGGCTGAACTTGCTCGGCTTTGCCCTGATGGAAGTGCGCAGCCAACTGCTGAGCAGAGAGCCCTTGATTTAA
- a CDS encoding iron-sulfur cluster assembly accessory protein codes for MHIIIEDTAKEKISAMLTSENKTQSALRIRITGRGANGFQHALSLVEPGHEKEGDQEFKVGDLRILFDPKTALNIDGSRIEFVDDMYGGGFKVDNPNQPEWSNPLEQKVQELIDSQVNPSLAMHGGQLELLEVKEGKAFVHFGGGCQGCGMANVTLKQGVDQVIR; via the coding sequence ATGCACATTATAATTGAAGACACTGCAAAAGAAAAAATATCAGCGATGCTCACTTCTGAAAACAAAACGCAAAGCGCTTTGAGAATTCGCATCACAGGCAGAGGAGCCAATGGCTTTCAACATGCCTTATCGCTGGTTGAACCCGGTCATGAAAAAGAGGGCGATCAGGAATTCAAAGTGGGGGATCTGCGGATTCTGTTTGATCCCAAAACGGCTTTGAATATTGATGGCTCTCGGATTGAATTTGTAGACGATATGTATGGCGGGGGGTTTAAGGTTGACAATCCCAATCAACCTGAATGGTCAAACCCGCTTGAGCAAAAAGTTCAGGAATTGATCGATTCTCAGGTGAATCCTTCTTTGGCCATGCATGGCGGGCAGTTGGAGTTGCTGGAGGTCAAAGAGGGGAAAGCCTTTGTGCATTTTGGCGGCGGTTGCCAAGGCTGTGGCATGGCCAATGTAACCTTGAAGCAGGGGGTCGATCAGGTGATTCG
- a CDS encoding amidohydrolase, whose protein sequence is MTPEVYAELLQDALSLQTELSQWRRFLHQYPELSGDENGTAAFVAGKLEEMGVEGLQTHFAGTAAVIAEIRGAHAGPTVALRADMDALPILEKNEFDFASQNTGVMHACGHDAHTTVLLGAAQLLMQNRQHLHGVVRLIFQPAEEVMDQAGAAHLVQAGVLDSPAVAAIFGLHVYPDLPVGEVATRPGPMMASADIFEIQLHGKGTHASRPHQGIDTVLLAAEVISSLHHIVSRRIDPLHPAVLTIGRVEGGKADNVIPDRVVLGGTVRTLDPELQAQIPHLIEKTLWGLCEAYGGRFEMTYQKGTAPVHNHPEATEFCLSTLRTLLGDSAVRVLPEPSMGGEDFGEYLKGVPGTFFRLGVRNQEKGITAPLHSAYFNLDEGALPIGAAAMAALALQWLAQAPAAD, encoded by the coding sequence ATGACCCCTGAAGTGTATGCAGAACTCCTTCAAGATGCGCTTTCATTACAAACTGAATTAAGCCAATGGCGGCGTTTTTTACATCAATACCCTGAATTGAGTGGTGATGAAAACGGAACCGCCGCGTTTGTTGCCGGAAAGCTCGAAGAAATGGGGGTAGAGGGCCTGCAAACACATTTTGCCGGGACTGCCGCTGTGATTGCTGAAATTCGGGGGGCACATGCCGGACCGACAGTAGCCTTGCGCGCGGATATGGATGCCCTGCCCATCCTAGAAAAAAACGAGTTCGATTTTGCTTCTCAGAATACAGGGGTAATGCATGCCTGTGGACATGACGCACATACCACTGTTTTGTTGGGGGCAGCCCAACTCCTGATGCAAAATCGTCAGCATTTGCATGGGGTGGTTCGTTTGATCTTTCAACCTGCTGAAGAAGTCATGGATCAGGCTGGCGCTGCCCATCTGGTTCAGGCCGGTGTATTGGATTCTCCTGCGGTTGCTGCGATTTTTGGCCTCCATGTCTATCCCGATCTGCCTGTCGGTGAGGTGGCGACCCGTCCTGGCCCGATGATGGCCTCAGCGGATATCTTTGAGATTCAATTACATGGCAAGGGCACCCACGCTTCCCGGCCGCATCAGGGCATTGACACTGTTTTACTAGCGGCGGAAGTGATCAGCTCTTTGCACCATATTGTCAGTCGCAGAATTGACCCCTTGCATCCGGCAGTGTTGACCATTGGGCGGGTAGAGGGTGGCAAGGCCGACAATGTAATTCCCGATCGGGTGGTTTTGGGGGGAACCGTCAGAACCCTTGACCCTGAGTTGCAAGCACAGATTCCCCATTTAATTGAGAAAACGCTCTGGGGACTATGTGAAGCCTATGGGGGGCGTTTTGAAATGACTTATCAAAAAGGAACGGCCCCGGTTCACAACCACCCTGAGGCCACTGAATTTTGTTTAAGCACCCTGCGAACGCTATTGGGCGATTCAGCTGTTAGGGTTTTGCCTGAACCCAGCATGGGGGGGGAGGATTTTGGCGAATATCTGAAAGGTGTTCCTGGAACCTTCTTTCGCTTAGGCGTTCGCAATCAAGAAAAGGGGATCACGGCACCTCTCCACAGTGCCTATTTTAATCTGGATGAAGGGGCTCTGCCTATTGGGGCTGCTGCGATGGCTGCGCTTGCTCTTCAGTGGTTGGCTCAAGCCCCAGCAGCGGACTGA